One Malaclemys terrapin pileata isolate rMalTer1 chromosome 7, rMalTer1.hap1, whole genome shotgun sequence genomic region harbors:
- the LRTM1 gene encoding leucine-rich repeat and transmembrane domain-containing protein 1, producing MKGDLLLVSSIIVLMHMVCGCPEKCLCHQTSKTVDCRNQGLVEIPSHVPPETLILQLQNNHIWRINQNAFSETPLLKILDLSNNSVSNLSSGAFQGLRYLQVLNLTKNLIHYLENKTFSSLPQLKELDLSSNSILTLPETLGNNTGNITLLSVKYNKLQRLDRILLESLPNLKVVLFKNNPWQCTCHVIGLKLWLESFLYRGGISDGIICSTPENRKGKDLLKVPYEMYRACPPSAAHMHLANIHHHSSEHRSSLKHTHHNENGESSHSDCEPKPKPRPVSLRHAIATVVITGVVCGIVCLMMLAAAVYGCAYAAITAKYHREHLAPVTEQSRPEEKEPFDSSLA from the exons ATGAAAG GTGACTTGCTTTTGGTTTCAAGTATCATTGTACTAATGCATATGGTATGTGGATGCCCCGAAAAGTGCCTATGTCATCAAACTTCAAAGACAGTGGACTGCAGGAATCAAGGACTTGTTGAAATTCCCTCCCACGTACCTCCTGAAACTCTAATATTACAGTTGCAGAATAACCATATTTGGAGAATCAATCAAAATGCATTCAGTGAAACCCCTTTGCTCAAAATTTTAGActtgtctaataattctgtttcAAATTTGTCATCGGGTGCTTTCCAAGGACTACGATACCTACAGGTTCTAAACCTAACCAAGAACTTGATTCATTACCTAGAAAACAAGACTTTCAGTTCCCTCCCTCAATTAAAAGAACTGGATTTGTCCTCCAACAGTATATTAACTTTGCCTGAAACTCTGGGAAATAATACAGGGAATATAACTTTATTGTCTGTTAAGTATAACAAGCTTCAAAGACTGGACAGAATTCTGCTGGAATCCCTCCCAAATCTGAAAGTTGTTCTTTTCAAGAATAATCCATGGCAATGCACTTGTCATGTCATTGGCCTTAAACTGTGGCTAGAGAGCTTTTTATACAGAG GAGGAATAAGTGATGGCATTATATGCTCAACACCAGAAAATCGGAAGGGAAAGGACCTCCTCAAAGTTCCTTATGAGATGTACAGGGCATGCCCTCCCTCCGCTGCTCATATGCATCTGGCTAATATTCATCACCATAGCTCTGAGCACAGAAGTTCTCTGAAGCACACTCATCACAATGAAAATGGAGAAAGTAGCCATTCAGACTGTGAACCTAAACCAAAGCCAAGGCCAGTTAGTTTGCGTCATGCAATCGCCACTGTAGTAATAACTGGAGTTGTCTGTGGAATCGTGTGTCTAATGATGTTGGCAGCTGCTGTGTATGGTTGTGCCTATGCTGCAATTACTGCTAAATACCACAGAGAACACTTGGCCCCAGTAACAGAGCAGAGTCGTCCTGAGGAAAAAGAGCCATTTGATAGTTCCTTGGCTTAA